The Proteiniphilum propionicum genome contains the following window.
CTGTCATATGTCTAATCCTGTTTGTTGCCCGAAAAGATAAATATTTGGTTGATCCCCATGGAAATTCCATAGGTGTTGAACCTGCTGCAATGAAGAAATCGGAAAAAACAGGTGCAGCTACTATTGTAAAATACACCTTCAAAGAGATCGCATTATGGTTTTTGGGTACGATTGCTCTGTTTGCAGGTTTTATGTATCTGTTCAATAATGATTTTATAGGTGCTTTGATATACACTGCCACTATAATTGTGCCGGCTTTTGTTATCTCTGACAAGTCGCTGACCAAGATTGAGCGTCACCGTATCTGGGTAATATATATCATCGCTTTTTTCGTGATTTTCTTCTGGTCTGCATTTGAGCAGGCAGGGATCTCATTAACCTATTTCGCTGCTGAACAGACTAATCGTGAAATTCTTGGATGGACAATGCCCACAAGTTGGTTTCAATCGTTTAATGCTGTCTTCGTTATTCTGCTGGCGCCTATCTTCGCACGCTTGTGGCTCTCACTTGGAGCAAAAAACATAGAGCCGTCCTCGCCGGTGAAACAGGCTGTGGGACTGTTGCTTCTCTCTCTGGGATATCTCCTTATTGCCTTTGGCGTGCAGGGTGTGGAGCCGGGTGTGAAGGTGAGTATTCTTTGGCTTACCGGGTTATATTTCATTCACACAATGGGAGAGCTCTGCCTCTCTCCCATTGGTCTTTCCATGGTAAACAAGCTGTCCCCAGTACGTTTTGCATCACTTTTGATGGGGGTCTGGTATCTCTCAATGGCGACAGCCAATAAGCTGGCAGGCGCATTAAGTTCACTTTATCCCGAGGAGGGAAAGGTGAAATCGCTTCTCGGGATTGAGATTTCCACCCTCTTCGATTTTTTTATGGTGTTTGTAGTGATGGCCGCAGTTGCTTCTTTTATCCTGCTCCTTTTGTCCAGGCAATTAAATAAACTGATGCATGGCGTACGGTAGTTTAAATATGCTCATTTGCCTGCGGTAGACGCAATAATGCCTCTGAAATAGCCGATTGATTCTGCAATACCCAGAAAAGGATCTTTCATATTACGTTCATGCTCAAGGCTGCATACTCCTGTGTATCCCACTTTGCGTAGCATCTTCACAAAAGCCGGGAAGTCGATGATGCCTCGTCCTACCTCAACTGAATAACCGGCTTTGGAAGCTCCTGTAACATCTTTGATATGGATATCGAACACACGTGAGTGGTATTTCTTCAGGTCTTTTACAGGATCTTTTCCATTTCGTGTGTCATGCCCCACATCCAAGCACATGCCGATACGCTGATCCAGATTCTTTACATTTTCCCAAACATCATCGGCATCAGGATACAAAGGCATGTCCGGGCCATGCAGATGAATAGCATAGCGCATATCATACTCTTTCACTTTCTTGTCGACATAAGGCAGCAGCTCATAGTTGGGAACACCAACAATCAATTTCACGCCTACACGTTTTGCATACTCGAATGCATCATCGATCTCTTTTTCTGACCTCATGTAGATAGGGCCTACGGCATAACCTGTTATTCCTTTGGAGGCAAGCTTGTTGTGAAAAGCGGCAATCTCGGGGCCCGTACTTTTGAAAGGAAGGTGGAAGTCTTTTATACATAGATATTTAACATCGCACTTTTCCATTATCTCCAGTGTCTTGTCAAGATCAAAGTTTGCAAATGTATAGCCTGCCATGCCAATATTGAACTTTTCGAATGTTTCCGGTGCCGGTTGAGGGTCAGGCCGTTCTTGTGCTGAAATCACGAGTGATACCATTAATCCCGTTATTAAAAAAGTTTTTCTCATGTTTTTTACATTTTTATTGTGTACGTACACAAAGATAGTTGAAATTTTATAAATATTTGCAGCTGCACCTGTTTTTTTAATCTGCATTTATTTATTCTCTTTTTTCCCAGCAAATAACATCTCATATTTATCTTTATGAATATGAACGGGATTATTACTTCAAAAAACCTTTTATCTTTGTAGCTTAAACGTGTTTGTGATGAAATTACCCAACGATTTTACCAAATCTGTCAGGCCTTTATTGGAAGATGAAACGGAATCATTCCTTACAGCGCTAACTGGCGATGCGCCGATAAGCATCCGCCTGAACCCGGTTAAAACGGAACGCAATCCTATGGCATTTGCAGAGCCGGTGCAACGTGTTCCATGGTCCCGATGGGGATTTTATCTGGAAGAACGTCCGGCTTTCACATTCGATCCTCTATTCCACAGCGGGTATTACTATGTGCAGGAAGCCTCTTCAATGTTTATAGAGCATATTGTGCGGCAATTATTTACACATCCGGTAACCTGCCTCGATTTGTGTGCTGCTCCCGGGGGGAAATCGCTCTCCATTCTTTCCTCACTTTCCGAAGGAAGCCTGCTGGTTAGCAATGAAGTGGTCCGTCAGCGTGCCAATGTATTATCCGAGACAATTGCAAAATCAGGATATTCCAACGTAATGGTCACAAATAACGCTCCAAACGAATTTAACAGTTTCCCTCAACTTTTCGATTTTATACTTGTTGATGCACCCTGCTCCGGTGAAGGGATGTTTCGTAAAGATAAGGAGGCGATAAGTGAGTGGTCCGTAAACAGTGTGCGACTATGTGCAGCACGGCAAAAAGATATTTTGAACGATGTGTGGCCGGCTCTCAAACCCGGAGGAGTGCTTGTTTACAGCACCTGTACATATAATGTTGCAGAGAATGAAGAAAATGTTCTCAAAACAGCAGGGAAGTGGAATGCCGAATTTGTGCAGGTTGATATTGATCAAGGGTGGGGAATCTCCTCCTCGTTCGACAATCGGGTGCCCGGCTATCGTTTTTTTCCGCATAAAACAAGAGGCGAGGGGTTATTTGTAACCATTTTAAAAAAATCTGAGGAACAGGGATTTAAAAAGGTGCTTGCAACTGTAAAGAATAAAAAGAAAACATCACTGTTATTGAAGGAACGATCTTATTACTCGAATTTTTTGGTAACCCCCGACTCTTTCTGTTTTTTAGAGTCAGGTCATTCTGTACATGCTCTGCCTGCAGAACAGCTGGAATTGTTAATTTCTTTAAACGAACGTTTAAATGTTGTCTCCATGGGAATAGAAATAGGTGAATACAAAGGTAAGGATTTCATTCCTTCGCATATTCTTGCCATGAACAGAAAACTCAACGCCAGAGTATTCCCTCGTTACAGTGTGAATTATGAAAAGGCTATCGCATATCTCCGGAGAGAAAGCATTGTTTGTCCCGATGCACCAAAAGGTTTTTTGCTGCTTACATATAATGATGAACCTATTGGCTTTGTAAAGAACCTCGGAAGCCGGGCTAATAATCTGTATCCTCACGAGTGGCGTATCCGCAGCGGCCATTTCCCTGATAATTCACCTGAGATCTTTCATCCGAATACTTATATTAAAACGGTTCATCCCTAATTATAAGACTAAAGCCCTATGTTCCATATTCAATTCCGGCAACCACTCATATACCTGTTTGTAACACTGGCAATCGCCGGTGCATTACTGTCGCTGCTGTTATCAAACAGGCTGGTCAATGAGCTGGCCAATGAAGAGCGGCGCAAAATGGAGATATGGGCGCTTGCTACCGAGTCGATGGCTTCAAATGATGAAGTTGATATGTCTTTGGTTTTGACAATTCTGGAGAGTAACAACACTATTCCTGTTATTCTTTATGATAAAGGAACGGGTAGGCTAATACCTCGCAATATAAAGCTTCCGGAAGAGGATATGGAGGTATTTCTGCAAAATAAAACTGAAGAGTTTGGCCGGAGGCATAATCCTATTGTGTTGGACGAAATGAACCAGTTGCTTTATTACGATGACTCGCATACTCTTAAACAGCTGCAGATCTATCCCTATGTGGAACTGTTGGTGATAGCCCTCTTTATTGGTTTGGCTTTTTTTGCACTGAACCGTACGCAAAGGGCAGAACAGAACAAGGTGTGGGCTGGCTTATCTAAAGAGACAGCGCATCAGTTGGGGACACCGGTATCATCGCTTATGGGCTGGGTGGAATATCTAAGGATGAAGGGAGTGGATTCCTGCCTGCTGTCTGAGATTGATAAAGATATTACACGTCTCCAGGTGATTGCAGAGCGCTTCTCGAAAATCGGTTCAACACCAGATCTCACAAATGCCGACTTGCGTGAGGTTATTACCGGCTCGTTGTCATATCTTGAGAAGCGCGTTTCAGGAGAAGTGATATTTCGTACGCTTTTACCAGAACAACCGGTAATTACATTGCTGAATGAATCGCTGTTCGGCTGGGTGATCGAGAATATGGCCAAAAACGGGGTGGATGCCATGCAGGGGAAGGGAACCATGATGTTTGCAATCACCGAGAAGGGAAACAGGGTTATACTGGATGTTTCCGACACGGGCAGGGGTATCCATAAATCGAAATTCAAAACAATATTTACACCCGGGTACACCACCAAAGAGAGAGGGTGGGGATTGGGGCTCTCACTTGTGAAAAGAATAGTTGAAGTGAGCCATGGCGGGAAAATCTTTGTAAAGAGATCTGAACTGGGCAAAGGCACCACTTTTCGCATTGAATTAAGTAAAAACCTTAAAACTTGATCAATAATTTTTTATCCTGAAATAAGCTAGTTAGGCGAATACTATTATTTGAGTGCAAACATTTTTTTCCATACAAAACCAAAAGAAAATCTGTTAAGCGAATATCTTTCTTAGAGTGTAACTGTTACTTCTGATGCCCCGGCATAATTTTTCAATAAATCCACCGAATAATCAACTGCCTCCTGCAGCCCCTCTTTACCTGAATATCCGTTGATTAGCATTAACAGGCGTGTAGTACCGGCTGTGATCTTTGTGCGCTCTTCATCACTTGTTGGGGTACCGATTCCACTAAGCTTATCACGGTAAACGGGTAATCCTTCAATATTCATTAGCCCTCTGCCAATAGCATTGAACTTCTCGCCTGCTTCACCTACACCCAGAACCAGGCCTCCCTGAATCTTATCATCATCGAACCCGCCAATTGAATAGCCGGTTTTAAGTGAAACCAGGTTGACCAGATCTACCAGTGTGCCGATCTGATAAAGTTTCTGGTCTTTCAGAATCCTTCGGCATAAAGCCTCAGCTGAAGGCCGGTAACGGTTTGGGTCTTTCCCCAGCTTTTTGTACACTTGCCGCGTGGCGAGTATTGCCGGCCTTTTTTTGATATCTTCAATATTGTGCTTTGAGGCAAACCGACTTGAAAAATACTGGATCTCCTGCCATAAACTGGCATTAAACGGGCTATTAATTACTTCACAAGTAATCGCTGCCATGCTAAATTCAGGACATACCTCTAAAATTTCTTCGCTTAT
Protein-coding sequences here:
- a CDS encoding peptide MFS transporter, which codes for MTANSAKHPKGLYFVFSISIAERFGYYGMRALFVLYMIKALMIDKELSSLIYGNYTGLVYLTPLIGGYVADKYWGMRRSVLLGTVLMVIGQLFMFFSALYFQHPEAAKLLMYTGLGALIFGNGFFKPNVSTFVGQLYEPGDRRLDSAYTIFYMGVNLGAFAAPLICGFLGDTGNPADFKWGFLVAALVSVICLILFVARKDKYLVDPHGNSIGVEPAAMKKSEKTGAATIVKYTFKEIALWFLGTIALFAGFMYLFNNDFIGALIYTATIIVPAFVISDKSLTKIERHRIWVIYIIAFFVIFFWSAFEQAGISLTYFAAEQTNREILGWTMPTSWFQSFNAVFVILLAPIFARLWLSLGAKNIEPSSPVKQAVGLLLLSLGYLLIAFGVQGVEPGVKVSILWLTGLYFIHTMGELCLSPIGLSMVNKLSPVRFASLLMGVWYLSMATANKLAGALSSLYPEEGKVKSLLGIEISTLFDFFMVFVVMAAVASFILLLLSRQLNKLMHGVR
- a CDS encoding sugar phosphate isomerase/epimerase family protein; the encoded protein is MRKTFLITGLMVSLVISAQERPDPQPAPETFEKFNIGMAGYTFANFDLDKTLEIMEKCDVKYLCIKDFHLPFKSTGPEIAAFHNKLASKGITGYAVGPIYMRSEKEIDDAFEYAKRVGVKLIVGVPNYELLPYVDKKVKEYDMRYAIHLHGPDMPLYPDADDVWENVKNLDQRIGMCLDVGHDTRNGKDPVKDLKKYHSRVFDIHIKDVTGASKAGYSVEVGRGIIDFPAFVKMLRKVGYTGVCSLEHERNMKDPFLGIAESIGYFRGIIASTAGK
- a CDS encoding RsmB/NOP family class I SAM-dependent RNA methyltransferase, which gives rise to MKLPNDFTKSVRPLLEDETESFLTALTGDAPISIRLNPVKTERNPMAFAEPVQRVPWSRWGFYLEERPAFTFDPLFHSGYYYVQEASSMFIEHIVRQLFTHPVTCLDLCAAPGGKSLSILSSLSEGSLLVSNEVVRQRANVLSETIAKSGYSNVMVTNNAPNEFNSFPQLFDFILVDAPCSGEGMFRKDKEAISEWSVNSVRLCAARQKDILNDVWPALKPGGVLVYSTCTYNVAENEENVLKTAGKWNAEFVQVDIDQGWGISSSFDNRVPGYRFFPHKTRGEGLFVTILKKSEEQGFKKVLATVKNKKKTSLLLKERSYYSNFLVTPDSFCFLESGHSVHALPAEQLELLISLNERLNVVSMGIEIGEYKGKDFIPSHILAMNRKLNARVFPRYSVNYEKAIAYLRRESIVCPDAPKGFLLLTYNDEPIGFVKNLGSRANNLYPHEWRIRSGHFPDNSPEIFHPNTYIKTVHP
- a CDS encoding sensor histidine kinase is translated as MFHIQFRQPLIYLFVTLAIAGALLSLLLSNRLVNELANEERRKMEIWALATESMASNDEVDMSLVLTILESNNTIPVILYDKGTGRLIPRNIKLPEEDMEVFLQNKTEEFGRRHNPIVLDEMNQLLYYDDSHTLKQLQIYPYVELLVIALFIGLAFFALNRTQRAEQNKVWAGLSKETAHQLGTPVSSLMGWVEYLRMKGVDSCLLSEIDKDITRLQVIAERFSKIGSTPDLTNADLREVITGSLSYLEKRVSGEVIFRTLLPEQPVITLLNESLFGWVIENMAKNGVDAMQGKGTMMFAITEKGNRVILDVSDTGRGIHKSKFKTIFTPGYTTKERGWGLGLSLVKRIVEVSHGGKIFVKRSELGKGTTFRIELSKNLKT
- a CDS encoding B3/B4 domain-containing protein, which translates into the protein MEVRNITISEEILEVCPEFSMAAITCEVINSPFNASLWQEIQYFSSRFASKHNIEDIKKRPAILATRQVYKKLGKDPNRYRPSAEALCRRILKDQKLYQIGTLVDLVNLVSLKTGYSIGGFDDDKIQGGLVLGVGEAGEKFNAIGRGLMNIEGLPVYRDKLSGIGTPTSDEERTKITAGTTRLLMLINGYSGKEGLQEAVDYSVDLLKNYAGASEVTVTL